The proteins below are encoded in one region of Sminthopsis crassicaudata isolate SCR6 chromosome 1, ASM4859323v1, whole genome shotgun sequence:
- the LOC141546252 gene encoding vomeronasal type-1 receptor 4-like, with protein MLTTDVCIGIFMTFQTTIGILANIFLFFLYIVNLLPGRKLRPLNVILIQLIMAHITMLVSKGSTEIQQVFEISMFLDDVGCKMLFFFYRLAQGLSICFTCLLCSFQAITISPSHSTLSGFKARIKEQLSTFCLLCWILNILIEIPVPIFVRGPKNITKETLESHIIYCSMGMFIEVYFIMTTVRNIVCVGIMFWTSGYMVLLLHRHHRQVQNIRSASFSPRAHHEVRATQTILLMMGIFVCFYLLHSIAFISLTYLDTNRYWLTFSVILSLCFPMLSPFVLLPQAPKYSCIL; from the coding sequence ATGCTTACTACTGATGTCTGCATTGGCATCTTTATGACCTTCCAGACCACAATTGGGATCCTGGCaaacatctttctcttttttctttacattgtgAATCTCCTACCTGGACGTAAATTAAGGCCATTGAATGTGATTTTGATCCAGCTCATCATGGCCCATATCACCATGTTGGTTAGcaaaggaagcacagaaatacAACAAGTTTTTGAAATAAGCATGTTCCTTGATGATGTTGGGTGcaaaatgctatttttcttttatagactTGCCCAAGGGCTTTCAATTTGCTTCACCTGCCTTCTATGTAGCTTTCAGGCTATTACAATCAGTCCCAGTCACTCCACACTTTCTGGATTCAAAGCTAGAATTAAAGAACAACTTTCTACTTTTTGTCTCCTCTGTTGGATCCTTAATATCTTGATAGAAATTCCTGTGCCAATATTTGTGAGAGGACCAAAGAACATCACCAAAGAAACATTGGAATCTCATATTATATATTGCTCAATGGGAATGTTTATAGAGGTTTACTTTATCATGACTACTGTGAGAAATATAGTCTGTGTGGGAATCATGTTTTGGACCAGTGGCTACATGGTGCTTCTCCTGCACAGACACCACCGGCAAGTCCAGAATATCCGTAGTGCGAGCTTCTCACCCAGAGCTCACCATGAGGTTAGAGCCACCCAAACCATTCTACTGATGATGGGAATTTTTGTCTGCTTTTACTTACTTCACTCCATCGCTTTTATTTCTCTCACTTATTTAGATACAAACCGATACTGGTTGactttctctgtcattctgtcTCTTTGCTTCCCAATGCTTAGCCCTTTTGTATTGCTCCCCCAAGCTCCCAAGTACAGCTGCATTCTCTGA